Proteins co-encoded in one Gossypium arboreum isolate Shixiya-1 chromosome 11, ASM2569848v2, whole genome shotgun sequence genomic window:
- the LOC108472704 gene encoding arabinogalactan protein 13-like has protein sequence MGLYATPITACLDFIFLTFATKSTKRLHQQMEALRMRLFLAMMVVLMAMSAVQYVAAADAPAPTPTSDATAFVPTAFASLVALAFGLLF, from the coding sequence ATGGGGCTTTATGCCACCCCCATTACTGCTTGTCTCGATTTCATATTCCTCACTTTTGCAACAAAATCCACGAAGAGACTACACCAACAAATGGAGGCATTGAGGATGAGACTATTTTTGGCTATGATGGTGGTGTTGATGGCCATGTCGGCGGTCCAATATGTTGCGGCAGCTGATGCACCGGCCCCTACTCCTACCTCAGATGCTACCGCATTCGTGCCGACGGCGTTTGCTTCCCTTGTCGCTCTTGCGTTTGGTCTCCTCTTTTAA